A genomic region of Saprospiraceae bacterium contains the following coding sequences:
- a CDS encoding porin family protein yields the protein MKKQLFLSFLFMFALSIGSFAQSKMFGGIDLGFSSNDHHSSFNIGPSLGYWLNDNAAIVGSVGFSSEKDKTANPEVTTSGFGIGVQYRHCWKNDNFYFYLAPGVGYGTAKVDDGTTDFSVNTLNVTLSPGISYMLSDKWSINAEMGLLDYTSVSADGADTDSQFSVNTNMSSLSFGLWYHF from the coding sequence ATGAAAAAACAACTTTTTCTTTCTTTTCTGTTTATGTTCGCTTTGAGCATTGGTAGCTTTGCACAAAGCAAGATGTTTGGTGGTATTGATCTTGGTTTCTCTTCCAACGATCACCACAGTTCTTTTAATATTGGGCCAAGTCTTGGTTATTGGTTAAATGACAATGCTGCAATTGTTGGAAGCGTTGGATTTAGCTCTGAAAAAGACAAAACAGCTAACCCAGAAGTTACAACTTCAGGTTTTGGTATTGGTGTACAATATCGCCATTGCTGGAAAAATGACAATTTCTACTTTTACTTAGCTCCCGGAGTTGGTTATGGTACTGCAAAAGTTGACGATGGAACAACTGATTTCTCTGTAAATACTTTAAATGTCACTCTTTCTCCAGGGATTTCTTACATGCTTTCAGACAAATGGTCTATCAATGCTGAAATGGGCTTGTTAGATTACACAAGTGTTAGTGCTGACGGAGCTGATACTGATTCTCAGTTCAGTGTTAATACGAACATGAGCTCTTTGAGTTTCGGTCTTTGGTATCATTTCTAG